The Bacteroidota bacterium genome segment CAAAAGTTTTTTTAAAAGCTGAATTAAGAGGCCTATCTTCTCATGGAATGATCCGGATCATTGATTATTTCAGATTATGGGAAGCAGGGCGCATCAATGTCCATCCCGATATAAAAATTGTGCATGAAACACCCAGTACAGCTGTTGTTGATGGCGACGGAGCCATTGGCATGATTGCTGCTACCCGTTCTATGGAAATTGCCATTGAAAAAGCAAAAACAGCCGGTACAGGCTGGGTATCGACAAGGAATTCCAATCATTACGGAATCGCCGGATACTATGCCATGATGGCCCTGGAGCATGATATGATCGGTGTTTGCATGACCAATGCCAATCCACTGGTGGCTCCTACCTTTTCTATAAGCCGCCTGCTGGGTACTAACCCGATTGCAGTGGCTATTCCTGCCGGGAACCAGCCGCCATTTGTAGCTGATTTTGCCACCACCCCTATTGCCCGTGGGAAACTGGCCGTTGCTGCCAAAAAAGGAGAAAAGGTGCCTCTGGGTTATGTCCAGGATAAATTCGGACATCCCTCTGACGATCCGAATATCCTGAAAGAAGGCGGTTCCATGCTTACGCTGGGAGGCGACAGGGTTCATGGAAGCCACAAAGGCTATTGCCTGGCTTCTATTGTGGATATTTTTTCGGC includes the following:
- a CDS encoding Ldh family oxidoreductase, producing the protein KVFLKAELRGLSSHGMIRIIDYFRLWEAGRINVHPDIKIVHETPSTAVVDGDGAIGMIAATRSMEIAIEKAKTAGTGWVSTRNSNHYGIAGYYAMMALEHDMIGVCMTNANPLVAPTFSISRLLGTNPIAVAIPAGNQPPFVADFATTPIARGKLAVAAKKGEKVPLGYVQDKFGHPSDDPNILKEGGSMLTLGGDRVHGSHKGYCLASIVDIFSAVLSGANFGPFVPPSVAYLPVLDQKVGEGTGHFFGAMRVDAFQTTEDFKGKMDKWIETFRNAKSAEGQPPVLIPGDIERELEVKIRKEGINVIPAIIKDLKSVADKLGLDFKDQ